The genome window GTCAGCTTCAACGTGGACCTTGAGGACCAGGACAACTGGAACTTTCTAGTCGGTGGCCGGTGGAACTTTACGGACGACCTCTCCATAACCGCTGAAGTCGGGTTTGCCGACCGGAAGCAACTTCTGGTTTACCTGGAAAAAACCTTCTAAGTAAAACTGCGTAAATCAACATGAATGCGCCATTCCTTGGGGGATGGCGCGTTATATTTTTCGGTATTTTGGACTGGTGGAAAGTTTGGTTAGGTTTATAATGCCCGATGTTCCCCTTACATGCATTATGAAAAAAATCACATCAAGCCTCTTCATCGGGTGTGCTGTTAGCCTTCTCGTGCTTCCGTCCGTCCACGCTCAGGTCACGGCCACCTGGGACTATAGTTGGGATCGTGTTAGCGATGGGTTTCCGGGCGGTAGCGACAATGGCGGCCACTGGAACTCGTTGGATATGTCCATGAGTACCGCAGTCATTGACAATGGCCCCATCGGCGGCTCTTCCCCACTCAACGATTACACCTGGGTCAAGGACACGGCATTTTCCATCAATGTGAATATTGGCAACTGGGACTGGGGTGACGCCGATGCCCTGTTTCTGGTCATTACGAACAGTGCGGCAGCACCGGACACTGCGAATGCCGACTGGACCGCACTTTATCTTGATGGCTCCGGAAATTATTATGCCGCCGTTTACGCCAACTCACCGACGAGCACCCATAATGTCTTGCCGTTGATGACAGGAACTTACTCCAAGACCACCACGG of Akkermansiaceae bacterium contains these proteins:
- a CDS encoding PEP-CTERM sorting domain-containing protein, yielding MKKITSSLFIGCAVSLLVLPSVHAQVTATWDYSWDRVSDGFPGGSDNGGHWNSLDMSMSTAVIDNGPIGGSSPLNDYTWVKDTAFSINVNIGNWDWGDADALFLVITNSAAAPDTANADWTALYLDGSGNYYAAVYANSPTSTHNVLPLMTGTYSKTTTGSGTGTDTIFSLSFSESELATLATGPGGASWEGFGYPFDNDGDTTGNSDTPYRMGLWGRSYLDGALSVSSGSKGVSWTVIDTGRIGTIDLVHDFEKGPTTIPEPSSALLVTAAGLGLMLRRRR